A window of Hordeum vulgare subsp. vulgare chromosome 5H, MorexV3_pseudomolecules_assembly, whole genome shotgun sequence genomic DNA:
GGACCCCGGACACGCGAGGCTGACTCACAGAGCACGCAGCCCTCAACCCCGCTGGGTCCCGCTGCCACGTGGCACGAAACAGCAAGCGTCCCAATTGGGCATCCTGGCCCGCATGTCAGATCCCGGCACACGGCCGCTGCCGGCAGCTGCTGACTCGCTGCGCCCATCCCAAGACGCCATCTCGGTAGTACGTACCTAAAGAAAATTAGACGCCATCTCGGTCGCGTCCAGAAGCCGAGAACGAGCCTTCTCCGCGTATTACTACTATTTACGCCGTCCATGACATGTGGGGTCGGCAGCGAGAACCCCCACATGCCATGGAGACCAGCTCGTTCTTACCCGAACACGTTTTAATTAAACCCCGGGGTACACGCGACCGCACGTCGCCCGAGCGTCCAGTCCCGCCCGCTGCGAGCCCTACTTCCCTCCCCCACGCACCGTACGCCCCAGCGCCACTGACACCCGGGGTCCGCGAGGTAAGGCCCCACCTGCAGTCGTTAAAAAATGGCCGCCGCGTGTGCCTTTAAAAGCAAAAGGCCTCGTCTCCTCCTCGCCACTTACCACTTCTTCTCcctctcttcgtcttcctcctcccatTCTCGCGTACACAACGAGATAACGTGTGAGGTTTCTCGGGGAGAGCCAAGCGACCAGCCATGATGGATGCGGCCGCGGCGACGATGCTGGAGGCCGGGGTGGGGCGGTTCCGGGGGCCGAGCCTCGCGGCGCTGCTGGCGGAGATGTGGGCGCCGCTGGCCGTGGCGCTGGCGGCGCTCGCGACGCTGCCCAGCCTGCTCGGCAGGCTGCAGGTGCTCATCCTCCGCCTCCGCTCCCGCGGGAAGGAGGTCATCTCCTCGCACATCTCCACCTACTACTCCTCCGGGGACGACGAGTCCGActccgacggcgacggcgaggacgacgacgagagcTCCGATGACGACGCGGCCACCAGCTCGTCCGGCGAGGAGGATGCCGTGAGGAGGATCGGGTACTTCGAGGGCGCCGCCGAGGGCCTCGACGGCTGCTTCCCGTGGGGCGGCGCCGTCGTGCGGACGTGGCAGGACCTGCCGCGGCGGTTCTCCGGCGTCGGCTGCGGGGGCGGAGGAGCCAGGTTCCCGTCCGGAGCAGGTGTGCAGGCGGTCAGGCTGTGGGGCGCGAGCACGGCGAGCGGGGAGGGGAGTGGACAGGCGTGGTGGTGGGACGCCGATGACAGCGGCCGCGCGGTGGTCGTCGGGTGGCGGCGCGAGCACGCGGCTCGGAGGCGGCATCGGCCCCTCCGTGTCCTGCCCTCCGCCGAGTGAAAAAAAAAGTTTGGAACGGAGAGCTGTAGTAGGTGTGGCCGTGCGTGTGAATGTGAATATGCCTGGCGGAGATGCCGATCCCCGGGCAAGCGGGTGATTGCTAGGGGTGGTTAGGCCCCGGGTAGGCGGTGTTGATGATGATTACTATTCAAACTTTGCTTATCTGGAAAGCAAGATCGGCTCCGCTCCTGCGTTGCGGTTGGGTCAATCTTCGTTTGTACCGATATTCTTTTGAGACGGAAATGCTCGATTGCGCATCGATCGCTCCTTCTCACAAAATTTCCAATGTTGTGGAAAGCTGTTAGTACTGCTGCTCCTTTTCGGTGGATTGTATCGATGTTAATAAAACTACGTTATCCATTGATCCATCTCCTTAATATTTCCCATTGTTTGCATTTGGTTGTGTACAATATACATGCACTGTACTAGCTCAGCTCGTCAAGAACTACGCATTATGTGCTCATAGGCATTCAAGATTACTTACCACGTTTACCACGCGGTCGTCGAACACACACGTCGATCGATTGACTAAGCAGAATTGTCACCCTTGACAGCAATTCACAAATTTCCACCTGGTCCGGCCCAAACCCTATTCAGCAATCAAGCTAGTTTCCTAGCAGTTTCTCCAAGCTTATCAGAGGACGCAAATTACGTGTATAAGGCACAGGTAGTTTCGACGATTTAACCTTGGATGATCGATTGCGTTCGTTGACCATTACTAAGAGTCAAGTCCATCATCATTATCGCCGCGTGAGAATTCCATTAAACCTTTTTATTCCGCTTTATTGACCAGCTGTCAGTGTTCATCCATCATGGGCACTCACACACGAGACGGGACACGCCCACGAAACAAATCCCCGTCAGCGAACAACTTCGTCAAGTCCATTAAACTGGCCTTTCGAGCGCATCCATCGCTTTCCAATCAACTCTGGCCATCAACTTCAACCGACGGTGCACGAGACACACAGCTTGAGTTTTTCGTTTTGGCTTTTCtttaaggcctcgtttggttaaggggattAGAGAGGTTTTGAAAGGAAAATCTTCGGAAGGGTCAGAAATCCCACAGATTCTCGGGCGtacatttggtaggaggggtttgcttagcccaatctccttcgttccccttcaatcccttcttatccatgtgtttcaaaaccctccggCCTTGTTCGGTTCCATAGATTTTCAAAGGGTTTCAAGGGGATTGGAAGGGATTAAATCCCCAGCAAGTCAAAATCCACCTCAAACCCCTCCAATCCCTTTCAATCCCCTTGTGctggggattaaccgaacaaaccCTTCTCAGAGGACTAGCGGAAGCAAAGCCACGGGAATTTAAGAGaattgggtggaacaaagggattcatCCAATCCCGTGAAATCCCTCCCTCAAAACCTCTCCGATCCCCCTTGACCAAACTAGGCCTAAAGGAAAAAAATATATTCTGTCCTTTCGTACGATAGACCGGCTCCGTTTTCCAGGGCGAGCAAGCGCGCCGTCGCCAGCGCCACGAGCTGGGGGCAAGCAGGAAGGCGGCCACTCGTTTAGCGAggtaaaaacaacaatgacagtcACGTCGCCGTGTGGTTTTCTCAGCCGGAGAGGTAATCCCATGCACGGCTCCGAGTATCCAAATCTACCGACGtttgcctgcctgcctgccaggTCATGGCCTCATGGGGATATGTATGCGGTATGCCTATGATGCATGTGTGGTTTGGCTGTTGCATGGAAACGCATTTCGCGTCAGCTCGATGCCGGTGGGAGGGCGCAGCTACGAGAACGATCGCGGTGTTTCCGGTGGGACCTCATTAGGACCGCGCCCAAGACGGAGGCGGCGCAACGTCACCGGCGCAAGAGCGGCGGTTGGTTTACATGTGGCATGAGTGGTAAGCTatttcaaaaacaaaacaaaaaacacctTAAACTATGAGCTGCATAAATAAAAATGGACTTTAAGATGAACATTGCATGTGCTGGAAAGCCATATTTTTTATGTAGCCCTTATTTAGACGTATTTCATAATGCAAATTTGCAAACATATACTCccttcatttttaaatataattcttttttaaatatttcaatacagattacatacgaagcaaaatgaatgaacttataatttaaaatatatctatatatatttatatgttacCCGTACTGAAATCTCTAAACAGGGTTATATTTAAAAATGGAAGGAGTACACTATGTCTCTAGGTATAGGTTTCATTAATGTTTTTGGAAAGTAAATGTATTATTTTTTAATTAAAGCCACAATTTGTCATTTTTGCATAAATAGCCACTTGTATCTCTTTCTCGATCTAAACGACTGTACGTAAATCAAAACCTTCAAGAGGTAACTATTTGTCCCTATGAGCTATAATTTCATTGAGTGGATATTCTCATGGGCTTGTGATATGCACTCCCATGGGTAGATGCATGGGTTTTAGTCATCGTATTTCTTAAAATAAATATTCAATCAAAATATGTTCCATATTTTAAATTATACACCATATATTCATACAAATAATAATATGTACCCCTTTTCTCCTCCTTTTGCCTTTTCTTCACACCACAAGTTTCCTTAATACTCAACGAAGTTCGGGTTTTGCAATGAAACCTCTATTCTGTTCTAGCATGACTCTTGGCAAAGTGCAAAGGTTAACCTCTGATTCAACAATATACAATATTGTGTTCTTTTGCAATCAATGATAATGTCTCTATTGCTCCATGAAGAACTCTGAAAATCTTGCTGATCATTTTCGTAGGCTTCTGCCTAACCAACTTATGTTCCGTATAATGAAATTTAGACAGACTTAGATCAATGAATCTTCTCCCAAATCCATGATAAATGGTCCAATCAATGTAAGTCAAGGCTATTCTTGTTTGCAAATGTACAAGTGGATGATTGGAAGACAAAAAGCTCACATCATTTTCAAATGGCTATGCATGTGGTCAAGTAAACCGAGGCATATTTATTTTTTTATGACCCCCCCCCCAATTGTATTAAGAAACCCATAAGAGTCTTGTTTTAACTATACCTTCACGACAACCCGATGTCCCTTACTATGATAACAATAGGCAGGAAACAAACTTCCCTTGTCAACTCAAAGATACCCAAGGAATCCAGTCATGACCATCTACATCTAGGCATAAAACTCCAAGCCCACATAAACTCATTACATGCCGAGAAGATAGTCTAGAACACATATATCAGGAgaacataaaagcaacaaaccacTACATGAACTAAGAACTAACATCCCAGTCTCCCCCATTGCTTATGTTTCCTCCCTAGCCACCAGTGCTATGCAAAATCCCAGGACACCAATCTTTTGATGCTTGGAACTTGGAAGACTTCACTTGCTACTCGCTCGAGAAGTTTTACCGCCGATCACATTTCTTTTCGACTTCCATTTGTTTACTGCAGAACAGACCAAGCTTCATAAGATGACATGTTTTATATAGAATCGCAAAGGGATCTATGATCCTCTTACGTTCAAAACATAGGTCATTCCTACAGTTCCAAATAGACCATAGGAGTTTAAAAATTCCCACACACAATTTTTTCATGCGCTCTTTGCTAAACGTATTAgcccatgaagataatggagttTGAATATTATCACCCAAGCTGCTAAACCAAAAGTGTGCTACAAAATAATACACAAATTTTTCGCAACAAAGTATTCCACTAACAaataattgatacgtctcaaatgtatctataatttttttttgtttcatgatctttttggtgacattgttatatgttttcctacactttcatacctttttacacatatttggactaactgactaactcagtgcacccaatgctagtttctgtctgctgatgtcttttttgcagggacttttaccccaatttacagagtcccaaaaatcccgagaaaaatataaaaTCAGCATGATcgaagcttccggagcaccgaagatgggccaaaggggagccAGGGTCTGCCCATGCGGCGTCCCTGCGCGGGCTGCCCCCTAGTCACGCCCACAGGTTGCCTGGGTGgcgcccacctcctctgacgccttcctttggcctatatttacccctccgatcggaaacccttccatcatatccagaatcgcgaatttctccaacgTTCAGCctccgtagcgcttccgagatcgggagcgtcagaagacctcttcccggcaccctgtcggagggaggattgacctccgggagttcctccaccgccatggacgcttcccggacgtgctgtaagtagtcctccttggaccatgagtccatgaccagtaactatgtgatgtcttctctccaatcttgtgcttcaatgattagcccttgtgagctgccctacatgatcaaggcatctatgtaatattcatgctattgctatgcttggtttgctgggatccggtggattatgagattatgttcagatcgtgatgagttatatatttgattatccttttatattatgttttttagtgattcatgttgttggaattatgccctagaggcaataataaatacagttattattataattcctgtatcacgataatcgtttattatccatgctataattgtattgaatgaagactcatttacatgtgtggatacatagacaaaacactgtccctagcaagcctctagttggctagccagttgatcaaagatagtcagtatcttctgattatgaacaaggtgttgttgcttgataactcgatcacgtcatt
This region includes:
- the LOC123395715 gene encoding uncharacterized protein LOC123395715, whose amino-acid sequence is MMDAAAATMLEAGVGRFRGPSLAALLAEMWAPLAVALAALATLPSLLGRLQVLILRLRSRGKEVISSHISTYYSSGDDESDSDGDGEDDDESSDDDAATSSSGEEDAVRRIGYFEGAAEGLDGCFPWGGAVVRTWQDLPRRFSGVGCGGGGARFPSGAGVQAVRLWGASTASGEGSGQAWWWDADDSGRAVVVGWRREHAARRRHRPLRVLPSAE